GAAGCACTATTTAACTGTCCGATGTAAGTTCGAGACAGCATACTGATAAAACAATTAACGTACAGTTTAAATATAAATACTCAGACTGATACCCAAGCAATTTTTAGCAATTGAAAAGGTAAACGTTAAATTGTTTTTCATGCCTCTACTATTGTTTGGAGAAACGCTAATGAAAAAGAAAATTATTTTCAATAGAAAATAATAGATAAATTAAAATTTTATAGATAACGACTTGAAATATAATACAATGCTACTAATTCACTTTGCCTTATTTTATACTTATACTACAAATTAATAATTGCGATTACACACTTCAGGAGAGCGTACAACAACGCTAATTTGTTCTAAAATTTAAGCATATAGGATATTTTAAAAACATTTTAAGTTTATAAAATAAAAAAACTGAGCCGGACACCCGACTCAGTTTTAAAAAAGGTTTTCAAGCTATTTTATTGAGCCCTGTCGACTCCGATCATCAATCCCATCCCTGGGTAATTTAGAACCCGATATCTATAATCACCTCTGATAGCCTTAGACTCTACAGGCAGCTTGCCATTCATGAATCCTAAGTCTCTTAAGATCTGCCCTCTATACGATGAATCTTTACCCGGCTGTGTTGTCATAATCAGAGTAGCAAGGGCTAATAATTTCTGTGCAGCTGCTGCAGTAGAACCATCGCCTCCACCAAGGCTTACTGTTACTTCCACAACCTTTGCTGGGCTGGTTTTAGTTGTAGTAACTTCTAGATATGCACAACAGCCAACATTAGCTTCTATTGAATCGTTAACTTCACCAGATAAGTGTTTTTCATCTGTTATAGCTAAATTCATTTCACTAGCCTGAACTCTGAACCTACTCATATAGTCTTTAGCATCAAAGCCAAGTATCAATTTTTGCTTCTCTACCTTCTGGCTAACCGGTTTTGTAGGTTCTTTGTCCTCCAGATAAGATCCGAATTTGTTAACTGCTACTATTACAACCAGACAAATGAATATTACGAATACGAATCCTCTAGTTTTTTTCCTTACCTTCTTTATTTTTTCTTTACTTTCAAAAACGGTTTGTTCCGTTATCGGCTCACCGCATTTTGGACATGCTGATGCATTTTCAGAAACCCGTTTATTGCAGTTAGGACATAAAATATCAGCCACCCTAAGCCCCCATGTTTTAAAGTTAGAATAATATTCACAAAAGTATTAAAATATTAAACTCCGTTAATAACATGCAGGCCTTTATTCAAGGGAAAAAATATTTTTACACTGCTTTGCTCGCAAGTTACTCATCCAAAAAATTAGTAATTCTTAATTCACATAGCTTCTGACATCTGTATCAGCACTATTTTCAATATCTATTTGATTTTTCTATACATCAGGCTATTTTTTTAAGATTTGAATAATTATAACTATAGAATTTAATTATAAATATATAGACAAAATGACCCAATTTACAGACGGTAATCCAAGCATTACAATCAGTCGTATTATATGCTCAAGAATCTTTTGCCGCATAATTCTGTACTTATTAGATGTTTTTCCATATATTTTTCAAACTATGTATTTTAAATTACAATTTAATATTATTTATACCGTAATATGTATCAGTAAGATCCGTCTTGAATACTCATTATGAATCCAAACAATAAGCTGCATGATTACAATCTGATTTAGGAGAGATCATAATGGAAAATGTTATTAAACATAATCCGGAGTTATGGCTTAAAAACCTACCTGAAGAAGCTAACTATTGGTACGGAGTGATCAGTGGTTTTCCCAATAAGCAGAAACAGGCAGAATCATTCAGAAAAAAAGCATCCGGGGAATTGCCTTTTCCGACCGTGTTGCGTCCATTCCTTATAAAAAATTCTGAAACAAGTATCCTTGATGTTGGAGCTGGGCCGCACACAGTCATAGGTCTTGCAGGTCTAAAGGAAAAAATAAAGATAGTAGCAATTGATCCTCTCGCAGATGTGTATAACGAAATATTAAGTGCGTTCAACATCGTCCCCGCAATCATGACACAGCAAGGGATTGCAGAAGAATTGGATTTAGACAATCTGGGTCAGTTTGATTTGGTCTACAGCCGTAATGCTATCGACCATTCATATAATCCAATCAAAGCCATCGAAAATATGCTTCTTGCCACTAAAAAGACGGGAACACTATTTATTGAAGGTGCTGTCAACGAAGGTAAAAGGCAAAATTATCATGGTCTGCACCAATGGAATTTTTTACCAGATGAAGAAAATGGCGACATGTTGCTATGGAATAAAGAAGTAAAAATTTCATTACGCAAACATTTTCAAAATAAATGCTCAATTAAAGCTAGACGGAATGGTAAAACATTTTATCTAATAATCAAGCATTGTTAGCTTTGGATGGACAAAGTAAGACTAAAAAACAAACAGATGATTAAATTATAAGGCTTACATCAATGTGAGTCTTTTTTAGCCCCACAAGGATTTTGATCCTCTGTGGGGCTTGCTGATTTTTTATTGTAACGGAGAGAGGGAAAATAGACACGATAATGGTTTGTTTTAATGGAATTTAGAGGGCTTTATTTTTGTGGTTACTCAGAGAGTTACTCATATTTTGTAAAAAAAGTTTAAATTTTCTTTTTCTTTATTCTATTTCTCCGAAGAATTCTCTACATCGAGAAAAGCCGAACCTATCTCATCTGCCAATAATATAAGCGCCTTAACATGACATGCTCGGGTAAAACTTTTTATTGGCTGCAATATCACCGATGTAGCTTGTATCAGACTTAACGCTGTAGAATGACCTGGAACAGTCATGCCTGAGTTACTAGGTCCAACTTGAATAACATCACCTTTGACTTCATGCCGCCCCCAATTTTTATGCATTGATTTTGACATAGGGTGAACGTTTTGACTTGCCCATTTATAATAGGGACGAAAATGATCGAGTTTAACAGCTTTCTCGATCATACCAAAAACTACTTTTTGTGGATTCTTATTTCTATCTAAAGGGAAAAAAGGAGTTGCCCACCCATATGGTTTACTAAAATCTTGACCATGCGTATCTAAAAGGTCAGCCCGATATTTTTTGAGTGCTTCAATTTCATCGGCACTAAATCCAGCCTCATTAATTCGGCCTTTAACAATCTCGTGGCAATTCGCAGCCTGACAAGACTCAACAACGTCATAATCGTAATAACGCCGAGAGCACTCGGCGCCATGCTTATCAATAAACAACATAGTGGCTGATATCTCGTGCAAAGACCTCCACCTAGAAAAGGCTGCGTCAGCAAAACCATTTTTAAGAAGACACATTATCTCATTTGCTGCAAGACATGCATTGCCATGTAATCTACGCAAAACATCAAAATGTAAATTTTCAGAATTATCATCCCCAAATACAAATGTTTTACTACATTCGCTTCCAAGTTCAATACATGATGCAATAAGCAATTCTAATAGTAAAAATGGAGCTTCCCATCGTTTGATATTTCGATCAACAAAATTAGCATGACCTTCTCTACCCTTCAGAATTTCATCAAAATAACTCTTACGCGATTCAACGATCGCCTCAGCACCTCTATTAAGAACTGTTGACTGCATACCTATATCCTCATCAAATTGAGGATTTTGACGCCTTACCTCTTGTAAAATATCCTCGAATTGATTCAGCATTACACCCTCCAAGAGATTGATTTAAAGCAACAGATCTCCCTTCCGTCAATTATTTGACAAGAGAAAACAGACTAAGTATTATGCCTTCAATGGGGAGGGAACTTTCAGTAGATTGTCACTGTGACAAGTAAATAAATCCATTTCAAAACAAAAAAGCCGCCCAAAAACATGAACGACTTTTTAAGGCACCATTAAGCACCAAAACGTGAGACTTTTAGTGTATGCGTAGTCTGAAAATTTTGCAATCGTTTTATGGCGCACGGAGCAAAATGAAAGATGACCTAAAAGAGTATTACAAGCTCAAAGCAACTGATGACCTGGTTAAAATCGTCATAAACGGTTTAGACCTTTATTTCCCCGAAGCAGACGAATCTCCACAATTAAGCGAATTCAAGCATTACCTATTTGTGAACTTTCATGACAAACAGTAAAGAAAAGCCCCGCATTGCGGGGTTTTTCTTTGAAATATTGACATAATATCCTTTGCCTACTCCAAAACACCCCGCCAATCCTGACTATGCCGTAGCACTCGCAAAATCTCGACATCTTCATTGCAGCAATATGCCACGAGATACGCGCCCTTAAGCACAATCAACTCACGAGTTCCCGCAACTCTGCCAGCTCGCCCTATTTGCGGATGCTGCTCCAAACTCTTCACATTTTTTAATATGGCTGAGACTACTTTTCTAGCTGACCTCGGATCATCCTGACTTATGTATTCGTAAATTGAATCCAAATCCTGAACGGCCAGTTCAAGCCATTTAATCCTCGGCATACTTGGCCTCTAAATCTTCCTGAGAGGTCCACTTAGCTTCTGGGCTTCTAGCTTCAGCAACCCCTTTCTGAATCGCTTTGACCTGCCATTCATTCACATCAAGATAACTGGAAATAGCTTCGCCAAACAAAAAAGCTTTTGATCTATTAGTTGCCTGCGCAAGCTTTTCGATTCTCTCTTTCATTTCCGAAGTTATACGAATTGTTACGACTTCGCTCTTTGGTTCTTTACTTATCATGTTTACAACCTCCATTTGTATTACAACATATTACACTGTAATACTAAAGCCAAGTCTTTGTTTATCAGCTTTTCATAGCTAAGGTTAAAAACGGGTCGAATAGAACCCTTTAAAACACGTCGACAATTAAGGCCTACCAACCTATGACGTAAAATATTGAGACTCCATAAAACAAAAAAGCCCTGCGTAAGCAGGGCTTTAAAAACAGTACTTAGACTGTGAATTTACTTGTGGCGGAGAGGGAGGGATTCGAACCCCCGGAAGGCGCAAACCTTCAACGGTTTTCAAGACCGCCGCGTTAAACCGGACTCTGCCACCTCTCCAAAAGCGAGATGCAATTTCTCTGAACTACGCTAAAAAGTCAACCCTTTTTTTGAATAAAATAATATATCCTTAAAAAAAGACGAAAATAAACTTTATATGTAACCCGGCAAATTATATCTCAATTACCCAACAGCCTCAAAAGCTATCCTCTTCTCTTCCACAGCTGGATATCTTTCATTTTTTTTCTGCGTTCACGCTGCAAAGACTTGCAGACCAGAGGCTGTTTTTTGGCATAGCCCCATTTGGAACGATATTCATCAGCGGTTAAATCATGTTTAGCCAGATGACGTTTGGTTATTATTTTAAGAGAACTGCCACATTCCAGACAGGTAATACTCTTTTCCTTAATGGCTTTCTGGGGGTCCTGTGCGGGGGCATCTGCTCCGCCGCCATTAACTCCATCTGCGAGCGCAGTTCGTACACTATTATCAAGGTTGTAAATCATGGACAGAATTTCATCATCGGTCATGATTCTCACACCGGCCTGAGCCCTGGCGATTTCTATTGCTCCTTGCAATATTTTGTCCATACTCCCTCCATTAGACAAAAATTATCACGAATAATAAAACACGCAAAAATCAATTAAAAAACATAATACAACTATTGTAATCTGAAATTAATTACACCAAACAAATACAGTAAAATTAAAATATTGTGTGAATAGATAGATTTATAATATAACTCTTCATGGATTATAAAAAGCACAATATATAAATTAAAAATTCAAACATACTTAAACAGATTACAGCTAGCCTACACTATATTATAAAAATTAATTATAAGATTATTTTTACGATATATGTGTATAATAATATTAACTATATCTTTCTGATGGATATAACATAATGAAATGAATAAAGATCTGGAGAGAAGATGAAAAGGATAAAAATTTTAGATCAGGATCAGGAATTGTGAAGCTCAGACCAGAGACATTTTACCTCTGCGGCTGATTTGAGGCCAAGTTTTTTCATCAGGTTGGAACGATGTTTTTCAACAGTTTTGATACTTATGATTAATAAATCAGCAATTTCGCGATTCTTATAGCCTTCTGCAACAAGACGGAAAACTTCTTTTT
Above is a window of Maridesulfovibrio bastinii DSM 16055 DNA encoding:
- a CDS encoding zinc ribbon domain-containing protein; the encoded protein is MADILCPNCNKRVSENASACPKCGEPITEQTVFESKEKIKKVRKKTRGFVFVIFICLVVIVAVNKFGSYLEDKEPTKPVSQKVEKQKLILGFDAKDYMSRFRVQASEMNLAITDEKHLSGEVNDSIEANVGCCAYLEVTTTKTSPAKVVEVTVSLGGGDGSTAAAAQKLLALATLIMTTQPGKDSSYRGQILRDLGFMNGKLPVESKAIRGDYRYRVLNYPGMGLMIGVDRAQ
- a CDS encoding class I SAM-dependent methyltransferase, which encodes MENVIKHNPELWLKNLPEEANYWYGVISGFPNKQKQAESFRKKASGELPFPTVLRPFLIKNSETSILDVGAGPHTVIGLAGLKEKIKIVAIDPLADVYNEILSAFNIVPAIMTQQGIAEELDLDNLGQFDLVYSRNAIDHSYNPIKAIENMLLATKKTGTLFIEGAVNEGKRQNYHGLHQWNFLPDEENGDMLLWNKEVKISLRKHFQNKCSIKARRNGKTFYLIIKHC
- a CDS encoding DUF5677 domain-containing protein, encoding MLNQFEDILQEVRRQNPQFDEDIGMQSTVLNRGAEAIVESRKSYFDEILKGREGHANFVDRNIKRWEAPFLLLELLIASCIELGSECSKTFVFGDDNSENLHFDVLRRLHGNACLAANEIMCLLKNGFADAAFSRWRSLHEISATMLFIDKHGAECSRRYYDYDVVESCQAANCHEIVKGRINEAGFSADEIEALKKYRADLLDTHGQDFSKPYGWATPFFPLDRNKNPQKVVFGMIEKAVKLDHFRPYYKWASQNVHPMSKSMHKNWGRHEVKGDVIQVGPSNSGMTVPGHSTALSLIQATSVILQPIKSFTRACHVKALILLADEIGSAFLDVENSSEK
- a CDS encoding type II toxin-antitoxin system RelE/ParE family toxin; the encoded protein is MPRIKWLELAVQDLDSIYEYISQDDPRSARKVVSAILKNVKSLEQHPQIGRAGRVAGTRELIVLKGAYLVAYCCNEDVEILRVLRHSQDWRGVLE
- a CDS encoding CopG family ribbon-helix-helix protein, producing MISKEPKSEVVTIRITSEMKERIEKLAQATNRSKAFLFGEAISSYLDVNEWQVKAIQKGVAEARSPEAKWTSQEDLEAKYAED
- a CDS encoding MucR family transcriptional regulator — its product is MDKILQGAIEIARAQAGVRIMTDDEILSMIYNLDNSVRTALADGVNGGGADAPAQDPQKAIKEKSITCLECGSSLKIITKRHLAKHDLTADEYRSKWGYAKKQPLVCKSLQRERRKKMKDIQLWKRRG